The Halobacterium hubeiense genome contains the following window.
CTCTACAACTCGCCGTACCCCGCCCACGACGCCGGCTGTGCGGTGGACTTGTACCCCGACGACGCCGCGGGCCGCGCCCCGAGCCCCATCGCAGGCGACGTCGTGGAGACGCGGACCGTCCGCTGTCCGTCGAAGCCGTACGCCGCCGACCACGACCACCTCATCGTTGTCGACACGGGCGACTACCTCGCACGCGTCCTCCACGTCGCACCCGCCGTCGAATCTGGGGATACTGTCGCAGTCGGGGACGACCTCGGGCGGCTGGTGCGTTCGGGCTTCTTCGCGCCGTGGGTCGACAACCACGTCCACCTCGGGTTCCGCGAGCGCGACGCCGACCCGGTGCGCGCCTCGGGGTCGCTCTCGCTGACCCTCGGCGCTCCAGTCGAAGCCGTCCCGTGGGACGGCACGGGCGAGGTCGTCGAAACCGGGGAGACGTACGCGCTGCTTGACGCGCCCAAGCACCCCGCGCCGGGCGACGCGCTCGCGGGCATCGCTACCGACGACGGCCGCGTACTCGACGGCGGATTCCCGCACTACGATGGCGGCGGCGTCTTCGGACCGAGCGGCATCGACGATTCGGTTTCGTTCCTCGGGACGCACGCTGGTGGCGTCGCGGACGACCGCACCGTCGCGTGGCGAGACGTCACCGTGACTGCGAACGACAAGCCGATTCGCGGGCTCTCGCTGTGGTTCGGCACCGACCGCCTCGGCGTCAAACTGGTCGCGCCCGGCCACGACTTCGTGGTCGGTGACAGCGTCGCTGTTTCGGTCGAGTAGCGCGCTCGCCGCCGAGTCCCGCCCACGCGCTTAATAGCGCCCCGGCTGTACCCCGTCGCATGGACGTCGACGACCACGTACGAATCACCGAGCGGCTCATCCAGTCGGTCGAAATCGTCGCCGCGTACGTGCTCGTCCTCCTGTTCGCCGTCGGCGTCTTCGACCTCGGGCTGACCATCTTCGACCTCGTGCGCACGGGCGCCATCACGCAGACCAGCGAGGTCATCGCGCTCATCGACACCGTCCTCCTGCTGTTCATCATCGTGGAAATCTACCAGACGGTCGTCGCGTACACCCGCGAGGAGAGCGTCGTCCGCATCGTCATCATCACCGGCATCATCGCGGTCACCCGACGGGTCATCAGCTTCCACCCCGACGACCACGCCGCACAGGAAGCGCTGCTGACGTCCGCCGGGTTCGCAATCCTGCTCGCCGTGCTCGTCGGCGCGCTCTACATCGTCCGGAAGACCCCAACCGAATCCGGCAGCCTCCACTGACCGCTACGCGAACGCCACGCCGTCGCGGTCGACGACCTCCCCGAACAGCCAGTCGGCGTGGTCGAGGGCGTACTCGCGGTGCTCCTCCTCGATGTAGCCGATGGCGTCCTCGACGAGCACCGGCCGGTAGTCCCGCAGGCCCGCGCTCCCCGCGGTGTGGAGCACGCAGACGTTCGCCAGCGTCCCGCAGACCAGCAGGTCGTCGATGCCGTGCGCGTCGAGGTGGCCGTCGAGGCCGGTCTGGTAGAACGCGTCGTAGGTGTGTTTCTCCACGACGTAGTCGTCGTCGCGGATGTCGAGGCGGTCGTGCAGTTGGGCGTCCCACGTCCCCTCGACGACGTGCTCGCCCCAGCGCTCGAACTCGTCGTAGTAGTGGGTGTCCTCGAACTGCTCGGGCGGGTGGACGTCCCGCGTGTAGACGACGCTCGCGCCCGCCTCCCGCGCCCGGGCGACGAGCGAGGTGACGGGGTCGATAACGTCCTCGCTGGCGGGCGCGTACAGGCTCCCCTCGGGGTGGCAGAAGCCGTTCTGCACGTCCACGACGACGACAGCGGTGCGTTCGGCGTCGAACTCCATGCGCGAGGGCTCGACGCCGAGCCACTAAGCCGTTCGGTCCGACTACGGGCGGTGTGACTGTGCGTAGCGTTTTACCCCGTCCGGTCCGAACGGCGTGTAATGACACGCCGCATTCTCGCCGTGGCGTTCGTCGCGCTGGTCGTGCTCGCGGGCTGTCAGTCCCCCGCGGTGACTGGCGGCGACCCCGCGGAGACCACGACTGCGCCCGCGACGAGCGACTTCGACTACGCCGACCCCGCCGGCGACGCGCTCGGCTGGGAGGGCGGCTACTGGCACAACGAGTCCCTCCCGGTCACTGTCGGTGACGGCCTCAACGAGACCGAACGCGAGATGGTCGTCAACCGCTCGATGGCGCGTGTCGAGCAGCTCCGCGGCATCGAGTTCCAGAAGCCGGTGTCCGTGGACGTCATCTCGCGGTCGACGTACCGCGAGGAGTACGCCGGCTCCGGGAACGCCAGCGACGCCATGGAGACGTTCGACAACGTGAAATTCGAGGCGCTGTTCCTCGTCGGCGAGCAAAACGACTCGCTTGCCGTCCAGGACTCCAACCGCGGGTCGAACGTCCTCGGGTTCTACACGCCCCGCGACGACCGCATCGTCGTCATCTCCGAGTCCGAGACGCCGACCATCGACGAGAACACGCTCGGCCACGAGCTGATGCACGCCCTGCAGTTCCGGAACTTCAACGCGAACTTCTCGTCGGCGACCCGCGACCAGTCGAACGCCCACAACGGCCTCATCGAGGGCGAAGCGAGCTTCCTCGACAGCCAGTACAGCGAGCGTTGCGGCGTCGAGTGGGAGTGCGCGACGCCCGAGGCGTCCGGCGGCGGTGGCGGTAGTAGTGACATTCACCGCGGCATTTACACTATGTCGTACTTCCCGTACAGCGCGGGGTCGGCGTTCGTCGAGCACGTTCACGACGCCGGCGGCTGGGACGCGGTCGTGGACGTCTACGACGACCCGCCGGCGTCCTCCGAGCAGGTCGCCCAGCCCGAGAAGTACGGGAGCGACCAGCCCACGGACGTCTCGCTTCCCGACCGCTCCAGCGACGACTGGGAGCGCGTGACGCCGGGCGGCCGCGCGCCCTACGGCGAGGTCGGCGTCGGCGGCCTCACCGCGATGTTCGGCTACACGTACTACGAGCAGAATCGCCATCCACAGAGCGCCGTGTTGAACCCCCTAGACTTCGACGCGAACGGCAACATTGACCTGTCCTCGCCGTTCGACTACGCCACCCAGCCCGTCGCGGGCTGGGACGGCGAGCAGCTCTGGGTGTACGAGAACGGCGACGACACCGCGTACACGTGGCGGCTCGCGTTCGACTCCAGCGGTGACGCCCGCGAGTTCGCGCAGACGTACCGCCAGCTCCTCCAGTACTGGGGGGCCCAAGAGCGCTCGGACGGCGTCTGGCGCATCCCCGAGAACGAGAGCGAGTTCGCGGACGCGTTCCGCGTCACGCGCTCCGGGGACGAGGTCACCATCGTGAACGCGCCGACGCCCGACGACCTCGGGGACGTCCACTCGCGGTAGGGAGGCGAGGCTTTTTCGCCGGGGCGAGTGTACCCGAGGGCATGCAGGCTACTCGCCGGGTGGTCGCGTGAGCTTCGACGTCGTCCCGCCCGAGGCCATCGAGAGCGGGCGCGCGACCGACGCGTACTTCGAGCGCACCGAGACGACCCTGGAGTTCGCCGGGAAGAACCCCCGCGTGGTCGCGGAGGTCACCGCCGACCAGTTCCCGACCGGGGAGTTCGAACTGCTCGCGGGCGTCAAGGACGCCGCCCACCTCCTCGAAGGCCTCCCCATCGACGTGGACGCGATGCCGGAGGGGTCGCTGTTCGACGGCGGTCCCGTCCTCCGCATCGAGGGCGACTACCGCGACTTCGCGCGCTACGAGACCTCCCTACTGGGCTTTCTCTCGCACGCCTCCGGCGTCGCGACCGCCGCCCTCGAAGCTCGCCGCGCCGCACCGGACTCCCAAGTGCTGAGCTTCGGCGCGCGCCACGTCCACCCCTCGATTGCGGCGATGGTCGAGCGCTCCGCGCTCGTCGGCGGCCTCGACGGCTTCTCCCACCTCGCCGCCGGCGACGTCATCGGCCGCGAGGCCGGCGGGACGATGCCCCACGCCCTCCTCATCTGCTTCGGGCGCGGCAACCAGGAGGCGGCGTGGCGCGCGTACGACGACGCGGTCGACGAGTCCGTGCCGCGGGTCGCGCTCTGTGACACGTACAGCGACGAGAAAGACGAAGTCCTGCGCGCCATCGACGAACTCGGCGACGACCTCGACAGCGTCCGCCTCGACACCACGGGGTCGCGGCGCGGCGACTTCCGGCACATCGTCCGCGAGATTCGCTGGGAGCTGGACGCCCGCGACCGCCGGGACGTCGACATCTTCCTCAGCGGGGGCCTCGGCCCGACGGAACTCCGCAATCTCCGCGACGTCGCGGACGGCTTCGGCGTCGGGAGTCACGTCTCGAACGCCGACCCCGTAGACTTCGCGCTCGACATCGTCGAAGTCGAGGGCGAGCCCGCGGCCAAGCGCGGGAAGCTCTCCGGGAAGAAAGACGTCTACCGCACGCGCGACGGCGGCCACCACGTCGGCCTCGCCGCCCGGCCCGGCCCGACGGACGGCACGTCGCTGCTTGACCCGCTGATTCGGGACGGCGAACTCGTCCGAACCTTCAGCATCGAGGACGCCGCCGACCGCGCGCTCGACGACGCCGAGCGTGTCGGCTTCAGGGAGCGCGCGGAGTAAGGAATCCGTTCTACGCGGTGAGCTCTTCGACGGGCTCCTCGGCGTCCTCGCCGGTCTCTCGGAAGACCTGGCCCTCGAAGAGCGTGACCATCACGTCGTCGTCCTCCCACGCGCCGTTCGGGAGGCCCGCCTTCCGGCAGGTGCGGTCGAGGTACTCGAAGACGCTCCAGTCGTTCTCGACGGGCAGCGTCGGATACATCCAGCCGTGCTGGCCGTCGCCGTCGATGGCGACGCCGTGAACGCCGAGCTCGATGTCCTCGACGGGGTCGTCCGTGAGGACGAGATTCGACACCGTGCAGACGGAGACGCGGAGGTTCGGCAGCTCCGCGGCCTCGACCTCCGAGCCACACGAGGCGTCGGAGGCGGCCTTGATGGACGCCTCGACGATGGCGTGCCCGAGCTGCTGGTCGCGGCTCCCGAGGTCGCGGGCGGACTTCTGGGCGCCCGCGCAGCCCCGGAGCCGGCCGCGGCCGTGGGTGGACTCCAGTCGAACGAACGCGCTCGTTCGGTTGTAGAAGGCATCCCGCATGCTTCCGGGCTGCTCGCGCTGGCCGTTCCGGACGAACGCCTCGACGGATTCGCGTGCTAGTTCGACTGTCCGGGCGCCGTCCTCGAAGGAAAGTACTACTGACTGGGCCTCGGCCATACGAGTTTGTATATGGCAAGGATTAACTTGAACTCTTCCCCTCACGCGCGAGGACCCCGGCGGACTTCTCATCGGCTGCGTAGGACGGCCGAATCGCGGAACGTGAGTCGGACTCGAGCGTAGTGGTTGCTTATCTTACAACGAATCTGCATAATTCCGGCGGCCACAAGGTTGAATACTGCAGGGTGGTCGTCGACGCTCGCTCCGACGGCCCGGGCAACCGAACCCCTTAACGCCGCGGCACTCCTAGAACGGGCGAGCAGAGGGAGCCTGGCTCCCGTGCCGCGAGGCATGAGGAAAGTCCCCCCACCCGTTCGGGCAGGCGGCCGGATGCAAATCCGGGACGGGAGACCGTCGGCACTGGAACAGAGACGACACGTCCCTCTCGAACCGATGAGGCGCGCGACCCGACCCGCGAGGGGAGGAAGCTAACCCGCCGAGGGAAGCGCGGCTTCGCCGCGTTACACGCGAACGGCGCAAGCCGTGAGCGAGCGTGACCGACGAACGTCGGTCACGTTACAGGTGCGCGGCGTCAGCCGCGAGCCAGACGGGAGGGGACCGATGGAACGGCTAATCCCCGCCGGTGCAAGTCCACGCGCGCAAGGTAGCCCGACACGCCCGCAAGGGGCCGCGTGGACGCTCAGCCGAATGCCAGGCCGAACAGAAGGGGGCTTACTCCCCTCCAGCTCGTACCTTTTTGCGGGGTCGCTGCGCGACCCCGCAAAAATCTACACCGGGAGAGCGAGCTCTTCCGAGCCCTGCCGTACCGCGTTCGGCAGGACGCTAAAAAGACCGCCACAGCAACCGCTACCGGCGTGGAGACATCACGATACAGAAGTCTAAGACCGCGGTAAGTCCGCCCTACGAACGGTTCACGGGCTGAAAACGCGAAAAGTAGCGCGAAGCGTTACGCGTTCTCTGCGCCGGCAATCGCCGTCAGCGGGGACGCGCCGCCGACGATGGCGCCCGCGGTCAACACCGCTGCCGCGAGTGTGACGAAGTCGTCGCCCGGACTGAGCCCGGCGAGGCTCGCGCCCGCGTCGACGATGAAGATGGTCACGAAGAAGCTGATTACCGCGAGCGCGAGCAGCAACGCGACCGCGATGACGCTGCCGACGAGTTCGCCGACGGAGTTGAGTATCGACATTGTGTCTCTCTAAACATTGACACGCCGGTGAGGGATAAACGCCGTGGCCTGCTCGCCCGTTCGAATTTCCCGAGAACCGGACCGCGTCCTCACGGCTCACTCTGTTCGCCGTTCGGCTCCTCGTGGTTCTCACTCACTCCGTTCGTTCCGGACCACGCTATCCGTCGAACCCGTCTTCCCACCGGAACGTCCCGTTGCGCTGGACGACCTCGCCGTCGACTTCCATGAACGAGTCCTCGCTGACGTCCGTAATCATGTCCACGTGGACGGCCGACTCGTTGGCCTCGTCCTCGTAGCCCTCGGGGTAGTTGGAGTCGTAGGCGCGGCCGACCGCGAGGTGGACGGTGTCGCCCATCTTCTCGTCGAAGAGGATGGAGTCGGTGAACTGGTCGATGCCGCGGTTCATCCCGATGCCGAGCTCGCCGAGGCGGCGCGCGCCCTCATCGGTGTCCAGAATCTCGCCGACGACGCTCTCGTTCTGGGCGGCGCTGTAGTCGACGACCTCGCCGTCCTCGAACGTGAGGTGGACGTCCTGCACGCGCTCGCCGCGAATCGTCATCGGGACGTCGAAGAACACCTCGCCCTCGGTGGCGTGGGGCGCGGTGAACACCTCGCCCGACGGGAGATTGTGCGAGTCGTACGCGACCGACGCCGCGGAGTTCACGGCAGTCCGGTTCTCGATTGACATCGTGAGGTCGGTGTCCTCCTTGACGAGCCGGACCTCGCTGCCCGCGTCGAGAATCTCCTTCATGTTCGCCATCTGGTCGGCCAGTTCCTCCCAGTCGCGGAGGATGGCGTCGTACGCGAACTCCCGGTACTCCTCGAAGGACATGTTCGCCTGCTGGGCGAGCGACCGCGTCGGGTGGACCGTCGACACCCAGTCCGTGTCCATCCGGGCCTCGCGGATGCCCTGCCGGGCTTTCGACTGTGCGCGGCGCGTCTCGGCGGGGATGTCCGAGCCTTCACTGGTATTGCGGCCGCCACCGATGGAGAGTACCACGTCGGCGTTCTCGTAGAGCGCGAGTTCGTACTCGGGGTTCTCGTCGAAGTCGTCCTCGTGAGCGAGCGCGTACGCCCGGCCGAGTTCGCTCGACGCGTACGTCGTGACGAGATTCGCGCCGCGCTCGCCGACCTTCTCCGCGACGGCGACTGCGAGCTCGTGGGCGTCCGGGCCGACGCTCAATACGACGTCGTCGCCCTCCTCGACGCGCGCGCTCCAGTCCACCAGCACTTCCGCGTGTTCCTCGATGCGGGGGTCCATACCCCTCTCTCGCGGACGGCGGCGAAAAAGCAGTCGGGTTCCGGACGGCGCCGGGGGTTACACCTGTGTCTCGACGAGTTCGGCGACGTCGGCCATCTCCTCGCCGAGCAACACGAGCGCGTCGTCGAGGCTCACCAGCCGGACGACGTCGCCCGCCTCGTCCACGAGCGGGAGCCGGCGGACGTCCTCCTCGCGCATCGTCTCCACGACCTCGAAGATTTCCGCGCCCTGCTCGGCCGTGACGGGGTCGGGCGTCATCACCTCGTCCACGGTCGTCTGCTCGGGGTCGATGCCGTCGCGGAGCGCGAGCGCGAGGTCGCGGTCGGTGACGATGCCCGCGAGGTCGGTCGTGTCGCCGGTGACGACGACGCTGCCGACGTCTTCGGCGTGCATCGTCTCCGCGACCTGGTCGAGGAACGCGTCCTCGGGCAGGCGCACGACGTCCTCGATTCGTGGTGCTGTCAGGTCGACCATGCTCGCGGAGTCGCCCGCGCGCCAGTAGAAGGTAGTGGCCGTCCTACTCGTAGACGAGGACGGTGCCGAAGGAGGTCTCGACGACCGCGACCTCCTCGCCGGACTGGGCGCGGTACTCCTCCTCGACAGTCAGCCAGTCGGCGTCGAGTTCGTACGTCTCTCCGTCGGCCTCGACGGTGACGGTGTCCCCGGAGTGCATCTGGGCCTGAATCTCGGCGGGGTCGGCGTCTTCGACCGCCTGCATGACCGCGCCGGCCTCGCTGCGGAACTCGGGGCCGACCTTCGAGTCGTCGGCGTCGGCCTCGACGGGGACGAGTTCGATGTCCGGGCGCCCCTCCACGAGCTTGATGGGGGCGTTGACGGTCTCGCTGAGGTCGTACGTGTCGAGGCTCGCGTCGTTGCCGGCGTCGAAGTAGAGCTCGACGCGGTCCAGCGACTCGTTCAGCGGGATGTGGTTCTCGGACTTCCACGCGCGGACTTCGCTCGCGGTCTCGGCGATGTACTCGCCGGCGACCTCGGCGTCCTCGTCGAGCATGTCGACGTCGGGCCACGTCGCGTTGTGGACGCTGCCCTCGGTTCCGGGGAGGTGGGTCCAGATTTCCTCGGTGACGTGCGGGCTGAACGGCGACAGCATCCGGACGACCGCGGTGACCGCGGTGTAGAGGGTCTTCTCGGCGGCGGCGCGCTCGCCGGGGCGGCCGTTGTACAGCCGGCCCTTGACGAGTTCGACGTAGTCGTCGGCGAGGTCCTCCCACGCGAACTCGCGGAGGCGACGGAGCGCCGCGTCGAACCGATACGCCTCCATCTCGGCTTCGACCTCGTCGGCGACGCGCGTGAGTTCCGAGAGAATCCAGCGGTCGGCGTCGCGGTACGCGGGGTCGGCGACGTCGGGCGTGTCCTCGTCGAAGTGCCCGCCCGCGAACTTCACGATGTTCCAGAGCTTCGTCAGGAAGCGGGAGGCGGACTTGACCTCCTTCCACTGGAACTGGACGTCGCTGCCGGGCTGGCCGCCGAGCGCGAGCGCCTGCCGGACGGCGTCCGCGGAGTACTCCTCGATGGCCTCGTCGGGCGCGACCACGTTCCCGCGGGACTTGGACATCTTGTTGCCGTCGTCGCCGAACACCATGCCGTTGACGAGGATGTCCTCCCAGGGCGCCTCGTCGGTGAGCGCGCCCGTCCGCAGCAGCGTGTAGAACGCCCACGTGCGGATGATGTCGTGGCCCTGCGGCCGCAGGCCGACCGGCTCGAACTCCTCGAGGTCGATGTCCTCGGGCCACCCGGAGATGTGCAGCGGCGTAATCGACGAGTCCATCCACGTGTCCATGACGTCGGTCTCGCCGCGCCAGTCGTGGCTGCCGCACTCGGGGCAGGCGCCGACGGCGGGGTCTTCCTCCGTGGGGTCCACGGGCGTCTCCGCGTCTTCCGCGATGTGCCAGTGCCCGCAGTCAGCGCACTCCCACGCGGGGATGGGCGTCGCGAACACGCGCTGGCGGGAGATGACCCAGTCCCACTCCATGCCCTCCGCCCAGTCGACGAGGCGGTCGTGCATGTGCTCGGGAATCCACTCGACGTCCTCGGCCTTCTCCAGAATCAGGTCCTGGTCGACCTCGACGAACCACTGCTCCTTGGAGAGAATCTCGATGGGCGTGTCGCAGCGCCAGCACGCGCCGACGCTCTGCTCGGTGGGCTCGCTGTCGTTGAGGTAGCCCTCGTCGTCGAGCGCGTCCGCGATTTCGGTCTTGGCCTCGTCGATGGTCAGGCCCGCGAACTCGGCGGCCTCCTCGGAGAGGTGGCCGTCCTCGGTGAACACCGACCGGAGGTCGAGGTCGTACTCGGCCCACCAGTCGACGTCCTGCTTGTCCCCGAACGTACAGATCATGACGGCGCCGGACCCGAACTCGGGGTCGACCTCGTCGTCGGCGAGCAGTTCGACCTCCTGGCCGAACAGCGGGACCTCGAACGTGTCGCCGACGCGGCCCTCGAAGCGCTCGTCCTCGGGGTCGACGGCCATCCCGACGCAGGCGGCCAGCAGCTCCGGGCGCGTGGTCGCGATTTCGATGTCGTCGTTGCCGACGCCCTCGAACGTGACGTAGTAGAGGGTGCCCTCGCGGTCGACGTTCTCGACCTCGGCGTCCGCGATGGCGGTCTCGCAGCGCGGGCACCAGTTGACGGGGTGTTCGTCGCGGTAGACCATGTCGTCGTCGGCCATCTCGACGAACGACGACTGGGTCTGCCCCCAGTACTCGGGGTCCATCGTGCGGAACTCCGCCGACCAGTCCTGGGAGAACCCCATCTCGGTCATCGTCTGCTTCATCTCGGTGATGCGGGCCTCGGTGTGCTCGACGCACATCTCCCGGAACTCCTCGCGGGAGACGTCCGTGCGGTGGATGTCGTGGTTCTCCTCGACTTTGACCTCGGTCGGGAGGCCGTGGCAGTCCCAGCCCTGCGGGAAGAGGACGGCGTCGCCCTGCAGGCGGTGGAAGCGCGCGGTGAAGTCGATGTACGACCAGCCGAGCGCGTGCCCGAGGTGGAGGTTCCCCGTGGGGTACGGCGGCGGCGTGTCGATGATGTACTCGGTGTCGGCGTCGCTGGGGTCGAACTCGTAGACGTCGGAGTCCTGCCAGTCGCTTTGCCACTCGGATTCGATGCGGTCGGGGTCGTAGCTGTCCGGAATGTTCGTCATAGCTGGGTGGGTCGTCGGCCGCGGCCGCGTGTCTGCGTGTGCGAGTCGTGACGAGAAGAGGGCTTACACACGTACTACCGCGAGCTCGACGCGCATACGTCAGCGGAGCGGTGGCGCGGCAATAAAGGTTCCCGTCCCGGGCTGTGTCGCGGCTCTGCCGCGCCCGCCCGTCTAGTTTAGGTTGGCCGAAAAACCGACGGGCTTTTATTCTTTAGGCGAACCTAAACGGGTATGCGACGACGCACGTTCATCAAGTCGGGCGGCGCGGCCACCGTCGCCGGCCTGCTCGCCGGCTGTACGAGCGGCTCGGAGACCGAGGACCCCACTTCCGAGCCGACGACCACCGAATCGAGCGCGACGACCGAGGAGCCGACGACCAGCGAAGACAGCTCCTACAGCGTCTCCATCGAGCCGATGGGCGAGGTGTCCTTCGACTCGGTGCCCGAGACGTGGGTCGCGAACAACGGCAGTTGGGCGGACATGGGCGTCGCACTCGGCCGCGAGCCGCCGGAAGCCGTCTGGCTCGCGCGCCGCTACCACACCCAGTACTACGACGAAATCGACGACATCTCCGTGGACGCCGGCGACATGACCTCGCTGTACCAGGGCGGCGTCGACAAGGAGCTGTTCTACTCGCTGGACGCCGACGTCCACGTCATCGACCCGAACTTCCTGCTGAACCGCTTCAGCGGCTGGAGCGAGGGCGACGTCGAGGAAATCAGCGACAGCGTCGCGCCGTTCTTCGGCAACAGCATCTTCTCGCGGGGCTACGGCTGGCACGAGGACTACCAGTACTACTCGCTGTACGAGGCCTTCGAGAAGCTCGCGCAGGTGTTCCAGCGCACGGAGCGCTACGAGGCCTTCGAGAGCCTCCACGAGGACTTCCAGTCCCGCGTCAGCGACGTCGTCCCCGCCGAGGGCGAGCGCCCCAGCGTCGCCATCATGTGGGCGGCCGGCGACGAGCCCACGTCCTTCTCGCCGTACCTCATCAGCGAGGGGACGAGCTTCAAGCAGTGGCGCGACCTCCAGGTCAACGACGCGCTCGCGGAGACCGACGTCCGTGACTTCCACGCCTCCCGCGCCGAGGTCGACTTCGAGACGCTGCTGGAAATCGACCCGGACGTCCTGCTGCTGCGCGGGCAGGAGGCCAAGACCGCCGAGCAGTTCCAGAACACCGTCGTCTCGTTCCTCGAAGACGACACCACCGCCAGCGACCTCACCGCCGTCCAGAACGGCGACGTCTACCGCGGCGGCCCGCTCTACCAGGGGCCGATTACGAACCTCGTGCTCACCGAGCGTGCCGCCCGGCAGGTGTACGGCGTCGAGGAGGAGCTGTTCGACCGCGACCGCGTCGCGAACATCGTCAACGGCGACTTCTGAGCGCGGTCCGACTGTTCTCTTGCGAGCCGGCGAACGGAAGACGGGACGCTACAGGTCGCCGACGTCCTGCTGGCGCCGCATCAGGTAGAGGAAGTACGGGCCGCCGAGGACGCCCGTGACGATGCCGACCGGCACTTGGCCGACGGGGAGCGCGAGCCGCGCGATGACGTCGGCGGCGACCATCAGCGCGGGGCCGGCGAACAGGCACCCGACCATCAACTGCTTGTAGTCGCTGCCGACGATGTTCCGGACGACGTGCGGGATGAGCAGGCCGACGAACCCGACGATGCCCGCGATGG
Protein-coding sequences here:
- a CDS encoding phosphate-starvation-inducible PsiE family protein produces the protein MDVDDHVRITERLIQSVEIVAAYVLVLLFAVGVFDLGLTIFDLVRTGAITQTSEVIALIDTVLLLFIIVEIYQTVVAYTREESVVRIVIITGIIAVTRRVISFHPDDHAAQEALLTSAGFAILLAVLVGALYIVRKTPTESGSLH
- a CDS encoding cysteine hydrolase family protein → MEFDAERTAVVVVDVQNGFCHPEGSLYAPASEDVIDPVTSLVARAREAGASVVYTRDVHPPEQFEDTHYYDEFERWGEHVVEGTWDAQLHDRLDIRDDDYVVEKHTYDAFYQTGLDGHLDAHGIDDLLVCGTLANVCVLHTAGSAGLRDYRPVLVEDAIGYIEEEHREYALDHADWLFGEVVDRDGVAFA
- a CDS encoding Hvo_1808 family surface protein gives rise to the protein MTRRILAVAFVALVVLAGCQSPAVTGGDPAETTTAPATSDFDYADPAGDALGWEGGYWHNESLPVTVGDGLNETEREMVVNRSMARVEQLRGIEFQKPVSVDVISRSTYREEYAGSGNASDAMETFDNVKFEALFLVGEQNDSLAVQDSNRGSNVLGFYTPRDDRIVVISESETPTIDENTLGHELMHALQFRNFNANFSSATRDQSNAHNGLIEGEASFLDSQYSERCGVEWECATPEASGGGGGSSDIHRGIYTMSYFPYSAGSAFVEHVHDAGGWDAVVDVYDDPPASSEQVAQPEKYGSDQPTDVSLPDRSSDDWERVTPGGRAPYGEVGVGGLTAMFGYTYYEQNRHPQSAVLNPLDFDANGNIDLSSPFDYATQPVAGWDGEQLWVYENGDDTAYTWRLAFDSSGDAREFAQTYRQLLQYWGAQERSDGVWRIPENESEFADAFRVTRSGDEVTIVNAPTPDDLGDVHSR
- a CDS encoding nicotinate phosphoribosyltransferase — its product is MSFDVVPPEAIESGRATDAYFERTETTLEFAGKNPRVVAEVTADQFPTGEFELLAGVKDAAHLLEGLPIDVDAMPEGSLFDGGPVLRIEGDYRDFARYETSLLGFLSHASGVATAALEARRAAPDSQVLSFGARHVHPSIAAMVERSALVGGLDGFSHLAAGDVIGREAGGTMPHALLICFGRGNQEAAWRAYDDAVDESVPRVALCDTYSDEKDEVLRAIDELGDDLDSVRLDTTGSRRGDFRHIVREIRWELDARDRRDVDIFLSGGLGPTELRNLRDVADGFGVGSHVSNADPVDFALDIVEVEGEPAAKRGKLSGKKDVYRTRDGGHHVGLAARPGPTDGTSLLDPLIRDGELVRTFSIEDAADRALDDAERVGFRERAE
- a CDS encoding TIGR00296 family protein, encoding MAEAQSVVLSFEDGARTVELARESVEAFVRNGQREQPGSMRDAFYNRTSAFVRLESTHGRGRLRGCAGAQKSARDLGSRDQQLGHAIVEASIKAASDASCGSEVEAAELPNLRVSVCTVSNLVLTDDPVEDIELGVHGVAIDGDGQHGWMYPTLPVENDWSVFEYLDRTCRKAGLPNGAWEDDDVMVTLFEGQVFRETGEDAEEPVEELTA
- a CDS encoding aminopeptidase; protein product: MDPRIEEHAEVLVDWSARVEEGDDVVLSVGPDAHELAVAVAEKVGERGANLVTTYASSELGRAYALAHEDDFDENPEYELALYENADVVLSIGGGRNTSEGSDIPAETRRAQSKARQGIREARMDTDWVSTVHPTRSLAQQANMSFEEYREFAYDAILRDWEELADQMANMKEILDAGSEVRLVKEDTDLTMSIENRTAVNSAASVAYDSHNLPSGEVFTAPHATEGEVFFDVPMTIRGERVQDVHLTFEDGEVVDYSAAQNESVVGEILDTDEGARRLGELGIGMNRGIDQFTDSILFDEKMGDTVHLAVGRAYDSNYPEGYEDEANESAVHVDMITDVSEDSFMEVDGEVVQRNGTFRWEDGFDG
- a CDS encoding CBS domain-containing protein, with amino-acid sequence MVDLTAPRIEDVVRLPEDAFLDQVAETMHAEDVGSVVVTGDTTDLAGIVTDRDLALALRDGIDPEQTTVDEVMTPDPVTAEQGAEIFEVVETMREEDVRRLPLVDEAGDVVRLVSLDDALVLLGEEMADVAELVETQV
- a CDS encoding valine--tRNA ligase, producing MTNIPDSYDPDRIESEWQSDWQDSDVYEFDPSDADTEYIIDTPPPYPTGNLHLGHALGWSYIDFTARFHRLQGDAVLFPQGWDCHGLPTEVKVEENHDIHRTDVSREEFREMCVEHTEARITEMKQTMTEMGFSQDWSAEFRTMDPEYWGQTQSSFVEMADDDMVYRDEHPVNWCPRCETAIADAEVENVDREGTLYYVTFEGVGNDDIEIATTRPELLAACVGMAVDPEDERFEGRVGDTFEVPLFGQEVELLADDEVDPEFGSGAVMICTFGDKQDVDWWAEYDLDLRSVFTEDGHLSEEAAEFAGLTIDEAKTEIADALDDEGYLNDSEPTEQSVGACWRCDTPIEILSKEQWFVEVDQDLILEKAEDVEWIPEHMHDRLVDWAEGMEWDWVISRQRVFATPIPAWECADCGHWHIAEDAETPVDPTEEDPAVGACPECGSHDWRGETDVMDTWMDSSITPLHISGWPEDIDLEEFEPVGLRPQGHDIIRTWAFYTLLRTGALTDEAPWEDILVNGMVFGDDGNKMSKSRGNVVAPDEAIEEYSADAVRQALALGGQPGSDVQFQWKEVKSASRFLTKLWNIVKFAGGHFDEDTPDVADPAYRDADRWILSELTRVADEVEAEMEAYRFDAALRRLREFAWEDLADDYVELVKGRLYNGRPGERAAAEKTLYTAVTAVVRMLSPFSPHVTEEIWTHLPGTEGSVHNATWPDVDMLDEDAEVAGEYIAETASEVRAWKSENHIPLNESLDRVELYFDAGNDASLDTYDLSETVNAPIKLVEGRPDIELVPVEADADDSKVGPEFRSEAGAVMQAVEDADPAEIQAQMHSGDTVTVEADGETYELDADWLTVEEEYRAQSGEEVAVVETSFGTVLVYE